A window of the Phaseolus vulgaris cultivar G19833 chromosome 5, P. vulgaris v2.0, whole genome shotgun sequence genome harbors these coding sequences:
- the LOC137834697 gene encoding pentatricopeptide repeat-containing protein At1g11290, chloroplastic-like, with translation MSLQLFDLCPLPFWSNTITHTNSKSSTTATSFYHTHPSAILLENCTSKKELYQILPLVIKNGFYNEHVFLAKVIRLLCKFGSISEAASVFEPVEHKLDVLYHALLKGYAKNSSLDDALSFFHRMMCDGVRPVVGDYTCLLELCGGNLDLKRGREIHGQLITNGFGSNLFAMTAAVNLYAKCGQMDDAYKMFEKMPQKDLVTWTTLVAGYAQNGFAKRALHLVSQMQEAGQKPDSVTLVSVLPAVADMKALRIGRSIHGYAFRSGFESLVNVSNALLDMYFKCGSARIARMVFEGMSRKSIVSWNTVIGGSAQNGESEEAYATFLKMLDEREVPTRVTIMGALLACANLGDLEGGRFVHRLLDQLKLDFDVSVMNSLISMYSKCKRVDIAASIFDHLKEKTNVTWNAMILGYAQNGCVEEALNLFCMMQSQGTKLDCFTLVGVITALAEFSVNHQAKWIHGLAIRTYMDKNVFVSTALVDMYAKCGAIKTARKLFDMMQERHVITWNAMIDGYGTHGLGKEALDLFKEMQKGAVKPNDITFLSVISACSHSGFVEEGLFLFKSMKEDYDFEPNLDHYSAMVDLLGRAGRLDDAWNFLQGMTVKPGISVLGAMLGACKIHKNVELGERVAEKLFELDPNEGGYHVLLANIYASNSMWDKVAKVRRVMEKKGLHKTPGCSLVEMRNEVHTFYSGSTNHPESKRIYAFLETLGDEIKGAGYVPETNSIQDVEENLKEQLLSSHSERLAIAYGLLNTSPGTTIHIRKNLRVCGDCHEATKYISLVTGREIIVRDLRRFHHFKNGNCSCGDYW, from the coding sequence ATGAGCTTGCAGCTCTTTGATCTGTGCCCTTTACCCTTTTGGTCCAACACAATTACCCATACAAACTCCAAAAGTAGCACAACAGCAACCTCTTTCTACCATACACACCCTTCAGCTATACTATTAGAAAACTGCACCTCAAAGAAAGAGCTTTATCAAATCCTTCCCCTTGTCATCAAAAACGGTTTCTACAATGAACACGTTTTTCTGGCCAAGGTTATCAGATTATTGTGCAAATTTGGCAGTATCAGTGAAGCAGCTTCTGTCTTTGAACCTGTTGAGCACAAGCTCGATGTGCTTTACCATGCCCTGCTAAAAGGGTATGCAAAAAACTCAAGCTTGGATGATGCCCTGTCTTTCTTCCATAGGATGATGTGTGATGGGGTTAGACCAGTTGTGGGTGATTATACTTGCTTGTTGGAATTGTGTGGAGGGAATTTGGACCTCAAAAGGGGTAGAGAGATTCATGGGCAGTTAATAACTAATGGGTTTGGATCCAATTTGTTTGCCATGACTGCTGCTGTGAATTTGTATGCCAAGTGTGGGCAGATGGATGATGCGTATAAGATGTTCGAAAAAATGCCGCAGAAGGATTTGGTTACTTGGACAACATTGGTAGCGGGATATGCTCAGAATGGCTTTGCCAAGAGAGCGTTGCATTTGGTTTCGCAGATGCAGGAAGCTGGCCAAAAGCCAGATTCTGTCACTTTGGTCAGTGTTTTACCGGCTGTTGCAGACATGAAGGCTTTGAGAATTGGAAGGTCTATTCATGGTTATGCTTTTAGATCAGGATTTGAATCACTGGTCAATGTTTCAAATGCGCTTCTTGATATGTACTTCAAATGCGGGTCTGCAAGGATTGCAAGGATGGTTTTTGAGGGGATGAGTAGAAAGAGTATTGTTTCATGGAATACAGTGATTGGTGGTAGTGCGCAAAATGGAGAATCTGAAGAAGCCTATGCAACTTTTCTGAAGATGTTGGATGAAAGGGAGGTACCTACGCGGGTTACCATTATGGGGGCCTTACTTGCTTGCGCTAATTTAGGTGATCTTGAAGGAGGGAGGTTTGTTCACAGATTATTGGATCAGCTGAAACTTGATTTTGATGTGTCGGTCATGAACTCATTAATATCCATGTATTCCAAGTGCAAGAGAGTTGATATAGCGGCCTCAATATTTGATCATTTGAAGGAGAAAACAAATGTCACTTGGAATGCCATGATATTAGGATATGCACAAAACGGGTGTGTAGAGGAGGCTTTGAATCTGTTCTGTATGATGCAATCTCAAGGCACTAAACTTGATTGCTTTACGTTGGTAGGGGTAATTACTGCTCTTGCAGAATTCTCAGTCAACCACCAGGCTAAGTGGATTCATGGCCTTGCAATAAGAACTTACATGGACAAGAATGTCTTTGTTTCCACTGCTCTTGTTGATATGTACGCAAAATGTGGAGCCATCAAAACTGCaagaaagctttttgacatgaTGCAGGAGAGACATGTGATAACATGGAATGCAATGATAGATGGATATGGGACACATGGCCTCGGAAAAGAAGCTCTGGATCTCTTCAAAGAGATGCAGAAGGGAGCTGTTAAGCCAAATGATATAACATTTTTGTCTGTAATCTCAGCCTGTAGTCACTCGGGATTTGTGGAAGAAGGTCTCTTCCTCTTCAAAAGCATGAAGGAAGATTATGACTTCGAGCCTAATTTGGATCACTATAGTGCCATGGTTGATCTCCTTGGTCGTGCAGGTCGGTTAGATGATGCCTGGAATTTCCTCCAGGGGATGACTGTCAAACCAGGGATTTCTGTTCTGGGAGCAATGCTAGGTGCTTGCAAAATCCATAAAAATGTAGAGTTGGGAGAGAGGGTTGCAGAGAAACTATTTGAGTTAGATCCAAATGAGGGAGGGTATCATGTGTTGCTTGCCAACATATATGCCTCTAATTCAATGTGGGATAAAGTAGCCAAGGTGAGAAGAGTCATGGAGAAGAAGGGACTCCACAAAACTCCAGGCTGCAGTTTGGTGGAGATGAGAAATGAAGTTCATACATTCTACTCAGGAAGTACCAATCATCCTGAATCCAAAAGAATCTATGCTTTTCTTGAGACTCTTGGAGATGAGATCAAGGGTGCTGGTTATGTGCCTGAAACCAATTCAATTCAGGATGTAGAAGAAAACCTGAAAGAACAATTGCTCAGTAGCCATAGTGAGAGGCTTGCTATTGCTTATGGACTTCTGAATACAAGCCCTGGCACAACAATACACATTAGGAAGAATCTAAGAGTTTGTGGTGATTGCCATGAAGCCACCAAGTACATTTCACTTGTGACAGGAAGAGAAATTATAGTGCGTGATTTACGTAGGTTCCATCATTTCAAAAATGGAAACTGTTCTTGTGGGGATTACTGGTGA
- the LOC137834698 gene encoding pentatricopeptide repeat-containing protein At1g11290, chloroplastic-like, whose amino-acid sequence MCTQFITLRPAPIPNITNQNTKKRPTSVPLYQRIFIPSHVYRHPSAVLLELCTSLKELHQILPLVIKNGFYDEHFFQTKLISLFCKFSSITEAARVFEPVEQKLDVLYHTMLKGYAKNSALRDALKFFGRMRFDEVSPVVYDFTYLLQLCGDSLDLTRGREVHGMVITNGFQSNLFAMTAVVNLYAKCRQVEDAYKMFERMPQRDLVSWNTVVAGFAQNGLARRAVQLVLQMQEAGQKPDSITLVTVLPALADVKALRIGKSVHGYAFRAGFESKINVWTAMLDMYFKCGSVKNARLVFKGMSSRNVVSWNTMINGFEQNGESEEAFAMFLKMLDEGVEPTNVSMMGALHACANLGDLERGRFVHRLLEEKKLGSDVSVMNSLISMYSKCKRVDIAASLFGNLKQKTIVTWNAMILGYAQNGCINEALNLFCEMQSHDIKPDSFTLVSVVTALADLSVTRQAKWIHGLTIRTLMDKNVFVCTALVDTYAKCGAIQTARNLFDMMEERHVITWNAMIDAYGTHGHGKEALDLFDDMQKGSVKPNEITFLSVIAACSHSGLVEEGLYYFESMKENYGLRPSMDHYGAMVDLLGRAGRLDDAWKFIQDMPVKPGISVLGAMLGACKIHKNVELGEKVADELFELDPDEGGYHVLLANMYASASMWEKVARVRTAMEKKGIKKTPGCSLVELRNEVHTFYSGSTDHPQSKRIYAYLDTLGDEIKAAGYVPDTNSIHDVEEDVKEQLVSSHSERLAIAFGLLNTSRGTTIHIRKNLRVCGDCHEATKYISLVTGREIIVRDLRRFHHFKNGSCSCRDYW is encoded by the coding sequence ATGTGTACCCAATTCATCACTCTACGCCCCGCACCAATTCCCAACATCACAAACCAAAACACCAAGAAAAGACCAACATCAGTTCCTCTTTACCAGAGAATCTTCATCCCTTCCCATGTCTACAGACACCCTTCAGCCGTACTCTTAGAACTCTGCACTTCTCTCAAAGAGCTTCACCAAATCCTCCCCCTCGTCATCAAAAACGGCTTCTACGACGAGCACTTCTTCCAGACCAAGCTCATCAGCTTGTTCTGCAAGTTCAGCAGCATCACTGAAGCAGCACGTGTCTTTGAGCCTGTGGAGCAGAAGCTCGACGTGCTCTACCACACCATGCTCAAAGGGTACGCGAAAAACTCAGCTTTACGTGATGCCCTGAAGTTTTTTGGTAGGATGAGGTTTGATGAGGTTAGTCCTGTGGTGTATGACTTCACCTACTTGTTGCAGCTGTGCGGTGACAGTTTGGACCTCACGAGGGGGAGAGAGGTTCATGGAATGGTTATAACTAATGGGTTTCAGTCCAATTTGTTTGCCATGACTGCTGTGGTGAATTTGTATGCTAAGTGCAGGCAGGTCGAGGATGCGTACAAGATGTTTGAGAGAATGCCGCAGCGGGACTTGGTTTCATGGAACACGGTGGTGGCGGGGTTTGCACAGAATGGCCTTGCGAGGAGGGCTGTGCAGCTGGTTTTGCAGATGCAGGAGGCTGGCCAGAAGCCAGATTCCATCACGTTGGTCACTGTTTTGCCGGCCCTGGCGGATGTCAAGGCTTTGAGGATTGGAAAGTCTGTCCATGGTTACGCTTTCAGAGCTGGGTTTGAGTCTAAGATTAATGTTTGGACGGCAATGCTGGATATGTACTTCAAATGTGGGTCGGTGAAGAATGCAAGGCTGGTGTTTAAGGGGATGAGTAGCAGGAATGTTGTTTCGTGGAATACGATGATTAATGGTTTTGAGCAGAACGGCGAATCTGAGGAAGCGTTTGCGATGTTTTTGAAGATGTTGGATGAAGGGGTGGAACCGACTAATGTTAGTATGATGGGGGCTTTGCATGCTTGTGCTAATTTAGGTGATCTAGAACGAGGGAGATTTGTTCATAGACTGTTGGAGGAAAAGAAACTTGGTTCTGATGTGTCAGTTATGAATTCTTTGATATCCATGTATTCAAAGTGTAAGAGGGTTGATATTGCAGCCTCACTGTTTGGTAATCTGAAACAGAAAACAATCGTTACATGGAATGCCATGATATTAGGTTATGCACAGAATGGATGTATAAATGAAGCTTTAAATCTATTCTGTGAGATGCAATCTCATGACATCAAACCCGATTCCTTTACATTGGTGAGCGTAGTTACTGCTCTTGCAGATTTATCAGTTACCCGGCAGGCTAAGTGGATTCATGGACTCACTATAAGAACTTTGATGGACAAGAATGTCTTTGTTTGTACAGCACTTGTGGACACGTATGCCAAATGTGGAGCCATTCAAACTGCAAGAAATCTTTTCGACATGATGGAAGAACGACATGTGATAACATGGAATGCAATGATTGATGCATATGGGACACACGGCCATGGAAAAGAAGCACTGGATCTCTTTGATGACATGCAGAAGGGATCTGTTAAGCCAAATGAGATAACATTTCTCTCTGTTATAGCAGCTTGTAGTCACTCGGGTTTAGTGGAAGAGGGCCTCTACTACTTTGAAAGCATGAAGGAAAACTATGGCTTGAGACCTTCAATGGATCACTATGGTGCCATGGTTGATCTCCTTGGTCGTGCCGGAAGGCTAGATGATGCTTGGAAATTCATCCAGGATATGCCTGTCAAACCAGGAATTTCTGTTTTAGGTGCAATGCTAGGTGCTTGCAAAATCCATAAAAATGTAGAACTGGGTGAGAAAGTTGCAGATGAACTATTTGAGTTAGACCCAGATGAGGGAGGGTATCATGTATTGCTTGCCAACATGTATGCATCTGCTTCAATGTGGGAAAAGGTTGCTAGGGTGAGGACAGCCATGGAGAAGAAAGGGATCAAGAAAACTCCTGGCTGCAGTTTGGTTGAGTTGAGGAATGAAGTTCATACATTCTACTCAGGAAGTACTGATCATCCTCAATCCAAGAGAATCTATGCCTACCTTGACACTCTTGGAGATGAGATCAAGGCTGCTGGGTATGTGCCTGACACCAATTCAATTCATGATGTGGAAGAAGATGTGAAGGAACAATTGGTCAGTAGCCATAGTGAGAGGCTTGCCATTGCATTTGGACTTCTCAATACAAGCCGTGGCACCACAATACACATTAGGAAGAATTTAAGAGTTTGTGGTGATTGCCATGAAGCCACCAAGTACATTTCACTTGTGACAGGAAGGGAAATAATTGTGCGTGATTTACGAAGGTTCCATCATTTTAAGAATGGAAGCTGTTCTTGTAGGGATTACTGGTGA
- the LOC137836194 gene encoding uncharacterized protein — protein MEKNKKRPISNATTIEANGWRSRDRRNMMVKKIAEYFIKRDSLSSQNVPKLMKSVERFEEEVFDTAKEEAEYMTRISAKMKATKPPFQSEESNILSSKVSTSGTEKEKEKEKEKEVSAEWQTQMYQKVQKTKNKYCTKLNILYKGLSKRFEQFQAIPEQPKTPDMIKCEHHMRALEFTFAVFKTNKREIASDFEQRVDKMEKYIQIIEQHKIVTSKPKISQVGETSAEKVEDASAKKPITHVLDLHSITSHPPEEYIIQPEFGNGEEEQTGGETPPLISSSEIRENFNEIHENCNEIHENCTKEVKENLEDHSSISDDSSPAMQHLIKVLTSISAEALVASCGEIGMIFHLSDDKSTLEPLNGPPIGVIDSDSDGVVVTDSQARYLTRTKFGPRETKINRFVNAITIGDNFMEATSSDQHFSSNSSIAQENYTLSEEIKEINKQLIDTEVVIDTSKIFPEEQIAPAEGLTVKLFFNSVTVNLNPMSKHDFHKKPIINPLWLHIPISYPNCSIVILDEIPSQASKDLEDLSFKAKLKLKLSLKMLSQPLSLKDIAISWDHCARETICEYAQLHGGGTFTSKYGGWENCLHDN, from the exons AtggagaaaaacaaaaagagacCTATTTCAAATGCAACCACTATTGAGGCTAATGGATGGAGATCTAGAGACCGTCGTAACATGATGGTGAAGAAAAT TGCTGAATATTTTATCAAGAGAGATTCTCTCTCTTCACAAAATGTACCTAAGCTTATGAAGTCTGTTGAAAGATTCGAAGAAGAGGTGTTTGATACAGCCAAAGAGGAG GCTGAGTACATGACAAGAATATCAGCAAAGATGAAGGCAACAAAGCCACCATTTCAAAGTGAGGAATCCAATATCTTATCCTCAAAAGTCTCTACCTCAG gaacagaaaaagaaaaagagaaagagaaagagaaagaagtaAGTGCAGAATGGCAGACACAAATGTATCAGAAG GTCCAAAAGACAAAAAACAAATATTGCACAAAACTCAACATTCTCTACAAAGGTTTGAGCAAAAGATTTGAGCAG TTTCAGGCCATTCCTGAACAACCAAAGACACCTGACATGATAAAATGTGAGCATCATATGAGGGCACTGGAATTTACTTTTGCAGTGTTCAAAACCAATAAAAGAGAAATTGCCTCTGATTTTGAGCAAAGAGTAGATAAGAtggaaaaatatatacaaattattGAGCAACATAAAATTGTCACTTCCAAACCAAAAATTTCTCAAGTGGGAGAAACATCTGCAGAGAAAGTGGAAGATGCATCTGCAAAGAAACCAATAACACATGTATTGGACCTGCATAGTATCACTTCTCATCCACCAGAAGAGTATATTATACAACCAG AATTTGgaaatggtgaagaagaacaaaCAGGTGGTGAAACCCCACCTCTCATTAGCAGTTCTGAAATTCGTGAAAACTTCAATGAAATACATGAAAACTGCAATGAAATACATGAAAACTGCACTAAAGAAGTGAAAGAAAATCTTGAAGATCATAGTTCCATTTCTGATGATTCAAGCCCTGCAATGCAACACTTGATTAAAGTG TTGACTTCCATATCAGCAGAAGCATTGGTGGCTTCTTGTGGAGAGATTGGAATGATATTCCATTTGAGTGATGACAAGTCAACACTTGAACCATTGAATGGACCACCCATTGGTGTAATAGACTCAGACTCAGATGGTGTTGTTGTCACAGATTCACAAGCAAGATATTTGACTCGTACCAAATTTGGTCcaagagaaacaaaaatcaatCGTTTTGTTAATGCAATCACTATTGGTGATAATTTCATGGAAGCAACTAGTTCAGATCAACATTTCTCATCAAATTCAAGCATTGCTCAG GAAAATTATACTCTTTCAGAAGAGATAAAGGAGATAAACAAGCAACTAATTGACACTGAGGTAGTCATTGACACAAGTAAAATCTTTCCAGAAGAACAAATTGCACCTGCTGAAGGATTAACTgtcaaattgtttttcaattcaGTGACTGTTAATCTAAACCCAATGTCAAAGCATGATTTTCACAAAAAG CCAATAATCAACCCACTTTGGTTGCACATTCCCATAAGCTATCCAAATTGCTCAATTGTCATTCTAGATGAAATTCCATCACAAGCCAG CAAGGATTTAGAGGATCTATCATTCAAAGCCAAATTGAAGTTAAAACTCTCTCTTAAAATGCTAAGTCAACCCTTGTCACTAAAGGATATTGCAATATCATGGGATCATTGTGCTAGAGAAACAATATGTGAATATGCACAACTTCATGGTGGTGGAACCTTCACCTCAAAATATGGAGGATGGGAGAATTGTCTCCATGATAATTAA
- the LOC137834699 gene encoding uncharacterized protein, which produces MSPMKSKSKSKAGKDQRNATPTSNHGTVTAYNPVSSAFRSMETTLVSTFSPTDNNSHFRRIDDTYEHPSSLQGTVSECDSVSNNGSCSGESEDHKEKVRKSSIGKDSVPGSDNDRREKIRLKNERKHQRQRERRAQELHRRCCGYLMSRKLESLAQLLVAMGFSSDQATLALMLNDGKIEESVAWLFEANEAHTKSASNVGLRANLKIDASEELLQISEMETRYNCSKQEVERVVVACEGYLHEAENTLKSQKQESSVTQLKPEESAQINGLMRSQGWSSVSVSTQQRQKGEGDFKYSSVGDPQSKNLLSLHLNHQIAQPDKRWVLTRSSPSAAYTMAPSTQVSSPSVKIEVQLSSFGNKGRMFLQGMDREPVVMMQRHPLLTNGKQDPISRVDALSSGTAGLYANNYPSAENVRSNGMFLQNHIRGSVANGNLEQFYQAYYKEHPYVFGHVDSSSSEVGFFCKPMHTSSPWPSIRWSTSAPSPSLTVPPSLGLFSGQSAARTFSSHSNVDWNTDGMMPEFDYTRVDWTLDCTSLSSKQGGLRVGISALSRNISGNRMSNSCMTGLQNVGMSRNTSSFSGLREWTSPFEGNDIFSLPRSFVTSPPLMRL; this is translated from the coding sequence ATGTCTCCTATGAAATCGAAATCAAAATCCAAGGCTGGTAAGGATCAAAGGAACGCCACCCCAACTAGTAATCATGGAACTGTTACTGCATATAATCCAGTTTCAAGTGCATTTCGTTCCATGGAAACAACACTAGTTTCTACTTTCAGTCCAACTGATAACAATAGTCATTTTCGAAGGATAGATGACACATATGAGCATCCAAGTAGTCTTCAAGGGACAGTGTCTGAGTGTGACTCGGTTTCTAACAATGGCAGCTGCTCTGGCGAATCAGAAGACCATAAAGAGAAAGTGAGAAAGTCTTCTATTGGGAAGGACAGTGTTCCAGGCTCTGACAATGACAGAAGGGAGAAGATTCGGCTGAAGAACGAGAGGAAACACCAGCGCCAGAGGGAAAGGAGAGCTCAAGAACTGCATAGACGATGTTGTGGGTATCTGATGTCCAGGAAACTAGAATCACTTGCACAACTCTTAGTGGCAATGGGGTTCTCTTCTGATCAAGCAACATTGGCCTTAATGTTAAATGATGGAAAGATAGAGGAATCAGTAGCATGGCTGTTTGAAGCAAATGAAGCTCACACCAAGAGTGCTTCCAATGTTGGACTCAGGGCTAATTTGAAAATTGATGCGAGTGAGGAGCTTCTGCAAATATCTGAAATGGAGACAAGGTACAATTGTTCTAAGCAAGAAGTTGAAAGGGTAGTTGTTGCCTGTGAAGGGTATCTTCATGAGGCAGAAAATACTTTAAAGTCTCAGAAGCAAGAATCTTCAGTGACCCAATTGAAGCCAGAAGAGTCTGCTCAAATCAATGGTCTGATGAGATCACAAGGGTGGTCATCTGTTTCAGTTTCAACCCAGCAAAGACAAAAGGGTGAAGGTGATTTCAAGTATTCCAGTGTAGGTGATCCTCAAAGCAAGAATCTGCTGTCTCTACACTTGAATCATCAAATTGCACAGCCAGATAAAAGATGGGTTCTTACAAGATCAAGCCCTTCTGCTGCATATACTATGGCACCCTCCACACAAGTATCATCCCCATCTGTTAAAATAGAGGTTCAGCTTAGTTCCTTTGGGAATAAGGGGAGAATGTTCCTCCAAGGAATGGATAGGGAGCCAGTAGTGATGATGCAGCGGCATCCACTATTGACAAATGGTAAGCAGGACCCTATTTCTAGGGTAGATGCCTTATCTTCAGGGACAGCAGGTTTGTATGCAAACAATTATCCATCTGCTGAAAATGTAAGGTCAAATGGGATGTTTCTACAAAACCACATCAGAGGAAGTGTGGCTAATGGGAACTTGGAGCAATTTTACCAAGCTTATTATAAAGAACATCCCTATGTCTTTGGACATGTagattcctcatcatctgagGTGGGGTTTTTTTGTAAGCCAATGCATACTTCATCACCCTGGCCTTCCATTCGGTGGAGCACAAGTGCACCTTCACCTTCTCTCACAGTTCCACCTTCCCTTGGACTGTTTTCTGGTCAGAGTGCAGCAAGAACATTCAGCTCACATTCAAATGTGGATTGGAACACCGACGGCATGATGCCGGAGTTCGACTACACCCGAGTTGACTGGACTTTGGATTGCACTTCCCTGTCTTCTAAGCAAGGTGGATTGAGGGTAGGGATCTCAGCATTGTCCAGAAACATTTCAGGCAACAGGATGAGCAATTCATGCATGACAGGGCTACAAAATGTTGGCATGAGTAGGAACACTTCATCTTTTAGTGGTTTGAGAGAGTGGACATCCCCTTTTGAAGGGAATGACATATTCAGTCTTCCTAGGAGCTTTGTCACCTCTCCTCCTCTCATGAGACTGTAG
- the LOC137836122 gene encoding zinc finger protein 1-like, which yields MASSHNLEDYSSEVSSTSQDICRKEEGKKVEVTPMKDKSIKFEEGHVSNPKTHMVLDFVKFSNDQSICGSKVELDFFNPMNVGGSSSRTNHNQGRDENNKEEKSSEAKTFSCNFCQKEFSSSQALGGHQNAHKQERALTKRRQGIDGGGFRNPHILYYPYPTHSLYGSYNRTLGVRMDSMIHKPLYPSSSLGLRFGQAFSRQGMINSSSLGLQKNTGIRIMESDTTLRTQSDHGTSRHNIPFLAESSTNVTNKSNLTSLKIENNDDHSKKEEISYLTSSFDEIDLSLKL from the coding sequence ATGGCATCCTCACATAATTTGGAAGATTATTCCTCTGAAGTCTCTAGCACCTCACAAGACATTTGCCGTAAAGAAGAAGGAAAGAAGGTTGAGGTGACACCAATGAAGgataaaagtataaaatttgAAGAAGGTCATGTTTCCAATCCCAAAACTCATATGGTGTTAGATTTTGTTAAGTTTTCCAATGATCAATCAATTTGTGGGTCAAAAGTGGAATTGGATTTTTTCAATCCAATGAATGTCGGGGGTTCATCTTCTAGGACAAATCACAATCAAGGAAGAGATGAGaacaacaaagaagagaaaTCATCAGAGGCTAAGactttttcttgcaatttttgTCAGAAAGAGTTTTCTTCTTCACAGGCACTGGGAGGACACCAAAATGCTCATAAACAAGAAAGAGCTCTTACAAAACGTCGTCAAGGAATTGATGGTGGTGGTTTTAGGAACCCTCATATTCTCTATTATCCTTATCCCACACACTCTTTGTATGGATCTTATAATAGGACACTTGGGGTTCGAATGGACTCCATGATTCACAAGCCTctatatccttcatcctcattAGGTTTAAGGTTTGGTCAAGCATTTTCAAGGCAAGGGATGATAAACTCTTCTTCTCTTGGTTTACAGAAAAATACTGGAATTAGGATTATGGAAAGTGATACAACTTTGAGGACACAAAGTGATCATGGTACTAGTAGACACAATATTCCATTTCTTGCAGAATCTTCTACAAATGTTACTAACAAATCAAATTTGACTTCATTGAAGATAGAGAATAACGATGATCACTCCAAGAAAGAAGAAATCTCATATCTTACTTCTTCTTTCGATGAGATTGATTTATCACTTAAGCTTTAG
- the LOC137836120 gene encoding zinc finger protein 3-like, giving the protein MPLSIQSLPQIQKSESFFPSIDLMASSHNLEDYSSEASSTSQNICHKEEGKKDEVTTTMEKGIKFEEGQVSNSKPQMVLDFAKFSNDQSICGSKVELDFFNPINITGSSSRTNHTQGRDENNKEEKSSEAKTFSCNFCQKEFSSSQALGGHQNAHKQERALAKRRQGIDGGTFGNPHILYYPYPTHSLYGSYNRALGVRMDSMIHKPMYPSSSLGLRFGQALSRQEMINSSSLGLRENTGIRIMGNDTILRKQNDHGTTRNNIPFLGESSTNITTRSNLTPLNIEDNGDHSKKEEISDSTSSDEIDLSLKL; this is encoded by the coding sequence ATGCCTTTGTCTATTCAATCACTTCCACAAATTCAAAAGAGTGAATCTTTTTTCCCTTCAATTGATCTCATGGCATCCTCGCATAATTTGGAAGATTATTCCTCTGAAGCCTCTAGCACCTCACAAAATATTTGCCATAAAGAAGAAGGGAAGAAGGACGAGGTGACAACAACGATGGAGAAGGGTATCAAATTTGAAGAAGGTCAGGTTTCTAATTCCAAACCTCAAATGGTGTTAGATTTTGCTAAGTTTTCCAATGATCAATCAATTTGTGGGTCAAAAGTGGAATTAGATTTTTTCAATCCAATAAATATCACGGGTTCATCTTCTAGGACAAATCACACTCAAGGGAGAGATGAGaacaacaaagaagagaaaTCATCAGAGGCTAAGactttttcttgcaatttttgTCAGAAAGAGTTTTCTTCTTCACAGGCACTGGGAGGACACCAAAATGCCCATAAACAAGAAAGAGCTCTTGCAAAGCGTCGTCAAGGAATTGATGGTGGTACTTTTGGGAACCCTCATATTCTCTATTATCCTTATCCCACACACTCCTTGTATGGATCTTATAATAGGGCACTTGGGGTTCGGATGGATTCCATGATTCACAAGCCtatgtatccttcatcctcactaGGTTTGAGGTTTGGTCAAGCATTGTCAAGACAAGAGATGATAAACTCTTCTTCTCTTGGTTTACGGGAAAATACCGGAATTAGGATTATGGGAAATGACACAATTTTGAGGAAACAAAATGATCATGGTACTACTAGAAACAATATTCCATTTCTTGGAGAATCTTCTACAAATATTACTACCAGATCAAATTTGACTCCATTGAATATAGAGGATAATGGTGATCACTCCAAAAAGGAAGAAATCTCGGATTCCACTTCTTCTGATGAAATTGATTTATCACTTAAACTTTAG